One segment of Pirellulales bacterium DNA contains the following:
- the pgk gene encoding phosphoglycerate kinase codes for MQVSDQKMLNWCRMLLGAEPAPHNTLGDYLGAIPRLKALENVPRGTVVLVRGDVDAKPGAKIGEGDERLRSMVSTLKFGIEQGWKQIVFGHIGRKPEGSLNKVAARLGELLGRKVPLVSDWLDEGTNKITTAVADAVRNSQPGDVLVLENTRRYVIERVLWDATPHDLPGLAPKLASLTNEFATKIATVYVNEALSAGSLDSSSAIIPAAMDRVALGNYVGGEFDGPMQRCLKASLVVFSGLKTDKLDDLQAMIDRGTIRWVITAGSLAMALKKAAAEIDGKQFCLGVAEDPAHAEKPYFIARERIAQARGMIEAGRKKGIQFVLPVDFILQDGRASETIGPGDQQFDVGPKTSEFFAQKVGAFIATAKSSAGASDSKPVAFHNGVFGMFEDPRFEAGTKNFIGQLKRMKAAGVEVYVGGGEGGAALEKYGQPDWVTHCFTAGGTVLNALGSNPVPYLLALSMATR; via the coding sequence ATGCAAGTGTCTGATCAAAAAATGCTGAATTGGTGCCGCATGTTGTTAGGGGCCGAACCCGCTCCGCACAACACTTTGGGCGATTATTTGGGGGCCATTCCGCGGCTGAAAGCTTTGGAAAATGTACCCCGCGGAACCGTCGTCCTGGTGCGCGGCGATGTCGATGCCAAACCCGGCGCAAAAATTGGCGAGGGGGACGAACGGCTACGCTCCATGGTCAGTACGTTGAAGTTCGGCATCGAACAAGGATGGAAACAAATCGTATTTGGCCACATCGGGCGCAAGCCGGAGGGTTCGCTGAACAAAGTCGCGGCTCGGCTTGGAGAACTGCTTGGGAGAAAAGTGCCGCTGGTGAGTGACTGGCTCGACGAAGGAACCAACAAAATCACAACCGCCGTGGCGGATGCCGTTCGCAACAGCCAGCCTGGCGATGTTCTTGTGCTGGAAAACACGCGGCGCTACGTAATCGAGCGCGTGTTGTGGGATGCCACGCCCCACGATTTGCCTGGGTTGGCCCCGAAGTTGGCGTCACTGACCAATGAGTTCGCTACGAAAATCGCCACCGTGTATGTGAACGAAGCGTTGTCGGCGGGCAGCCTCGATAGTTCGTCTGCCATTATTCCGGCGGCGATGGACCGCGTGGCCTTGGGCAACTATGTGGGCGGCGAATTCGATGGCCCAATGCAGCGGTGCTTGAAAGCGTCGCTGGTCGTATTCAGCGGGCTGAAAACCGACAAGCTGGACGACCTGCAGGCGATGATCGACCGCGGCACGATTCGCTGGGTAATTACTGCCGGCTCGCTGGCGATGGCGCTAAAAAAAGCGGCCGCCGAAATCGACGGCAAGCAGTTTTGTCTGGGCGTGGCCGAAGACCCCGCTCATGCGGAGAAGCCGTATTTCATTGCGCGGGAGCGAATTGCCCAGGCCCGGGGGATGATCGAAGCGGGGCGCAAAAAGGGGATTCAATTTGTGCTACCGGTCGATTTCATTTTGCAGGACGGCAGGGCGTCGGAAACCATTGGTCCGGGCGATCAGCAGTTTGACGTCGGTCCAAAAACCAGCGAGTTTTTTGCTCAAAAAGTGGGAGCGTTCATCGCCACCGCAAAATCTTCAGCGGGCGCAAGCGATTCCAAACCGGTGGCTTTTCACAACGGCGTGTTCGGCATGTTCGAAGATCCGCGCTTCGAAGCCGGCACGAAGAATTTCATCGGCCAGCTCAAGCGGATGAAAGCTGCCGGCGTCGAGGTGTATGTCGGCGGCGGTGAAGGGGGCGCGGCCTTGGAAAAATATGGCCAGCCCGATTGGGTCACGCACTGCTTTACCGCCGGCGGCACCGTGCTGAATGCGCTGGGCAGTAACCCGGTGCCGTATTTGTTGGCGCTATCGATGGCGACGCGGTGA